In a genomic window of Candidatus Tumulicola sp.:
- a CDS encoding class I SAM-dependent methyltransferase, giving the protein MTDRAPTSHERMSGVSWDSSYIGDLAPWDIAGAQPAIARLVARHAFAGPVLDAGCGVGDNSLAIAETGAAVVGFDVAETALQMARAKAAQRGLDVEFIAADALALERLGRTFETVVDSGLFHTFDADERRRYVRSLAVVTQAGAMLFVLAFADEGDERGPNPISREDIASAFDRESGWNVIAIEPERVMTRFHGDAGVAGWLITAERR; this is encoded by the coding sequence ATGACGGATCGTGCTCCGACCAGCCACGAACGCATGTCCGGAGTGTCCTGGGACAGCTCGTATATCGGCGACCTAGCGCCGTGGGACATCGCGGGGGCACAACCGGCGATCGCTCGCCTCGTAGCCCGGCACGCCTTTGCCGGTCCTGTGCTCGACGCGGGCTGCGGCGTCGGCGACAATTCGCTGGCAATCGCCGAAACCGGTGCCGCGGTTGTGGGCTTCGACGTAGCAGAAACCGCGCTGCAGATGGCGCGCGCGAAGGCGGCGCAACGCGGGCTCGACGTCGAATTTATTGCCGCCGACGCGCTAGCGCTCGAGCGGCTCGGCAGAACCTTCGAAACCGTCGTGGATTCAGGACTCTTTCACACGTTCGACGCCGACGAACGGCGACGATACGTACGCAGTCTTGCCGTCGTCACGCAGGCGGGCGCGATGCTCTTCGTGTTAGCCTTCGCCGACGAAGGCGACGAACGTGGTCCAAACCCGATCTCGCGCGAGGATATTGCGTCCGCGTTCGATCGCGAATCCGGCTGGAACGTGATCGCGATCGAACCCGAGCGCGTGATGACCCGGTTTCACGGCGACGCCGGCGTAGCGGGTTGGCTGATTACTGCCGAGCGGCGCTAA
- a CDS encoding HoxN/HupN/NixA family nickel/cobalt transporter — MFNRRSNGLAIGAEAAAAASVFPLPKIYAVYAFLIALNIGAWVLAFVAFGKHPLLLGTALLAYTFGLRHAVDADHISAIDNVTRKMMQDGQRPVGVGLYFSLGHSTIVVALSIAVACGAAFVRHAMPALESTGAVVGACVSAAFLLIVAAINTVVLIDIVRAFRRLTRGADDWNDGVDDALAKRGLMGRFFGSFVKLVDRSWKMYPVGVLFGLGFDTATEVALLGIAAVEASKGLPVYDILIFPLLFTAGMSLLDTTDGILMLGAYGWAFVKPMRKLYYNMVITMVSVLVAVAVGCVELAGIVADRFNLTGGFWNAVGRVNDNWGELGFIIIGVFIASWIISIAVYRLQRYDEFDAPMNATTPSATS, encoded by the coding sequence ATGTTCAATCGCCGCTCTAACGGGCTCGCGATCGGTGCGGAGGCCGCTGCTGCGGCCTCCGTTTTCCCGTTGCCGAAGATCTATGCGGTCTATGCTTTTCTCATAGCGCTCAACATCGGCGCTTGGGTGCTGGCTTTTGTGGCCTTCGGCAAACATCCACTGCTGCTCGGAACCGCTTTGTTAGCGTACACCTTCGGCCTGCGCCACGCGGTCGACGCCGATCACATTTCGGCCATCGATAACGTCACGCGCAAGATGATGCAGGACGGCCAGCGCCCGGTCGGCGTGGGTCTATATTTTTCCCTCGGCCACTCGACGATCGTCGTCGCGCTGTCGATCGCGGTCGCATGCGGTGCGGCCTTCGTGCGTCACGCGATGCCCGCGCTCGAGAGTACCGGCGCCGTGGTCGGGGCATGCGTATCCGCGGCCTTTCTGCTGATCGTGGCGGCCATCAACACCGTCGTGTTGATCGATATCGTGCGTGCCTTCCGCCGCCTCACACGCGGTGCGGATGACTGGAACGACGGCGTCGACGATGCGCTTGCCAAGCGCGGCCTGATGGGCCGCTTCTTCGGCTCCTTCGTGAAGCTGGTCGATCGCAGCTGGAAGATGTACCCGGTCGGAGTGCTCTTCGGGCTGGGATTCGATACCGCAACCGAAGTTGCGCTGTTGGGAATCGCCGCCGTCGAAGCATCCAAAGGTTTGCCGGTCTACGATATTTTGATCTTTCCGCTCCTATTCACCGCCGGAATGTCGCTGCTCGATACCACCGACGGCATTTTGATGCTGGGCGCGTACGGTTGGGCGTTCGTCAAACCGATGCGCAAGCTGTACTACAACATGGTCATCACGATGGTCTCGGTGCTGGTCGCGGTCGCCGTCGGCTGCGTAGAGCTCGCCGGCATCGTGGCCGACCGCTTCAATCTTACCGGCGGCTTCTGGAACGCCGTCGGACGCGTCAACGACAACTGGGGCGAGTTAGGCTTTATCATCATCGGCGTGTTCATCGCTAGCTGGATTATTTCGATCGCCGTATACCGCTTGCAACGATACGACGAATTCGACGCCCCGATGAACGCGACCACTCCTTCGGCGACCTCATAA
- a CDS encoding P1 family peptidase, with translation MSKARYVLGVLLMVTAILPSPAVAALPFHFGLYPPGPLDGITDVSGVRVGHLTKIEGTAIRTGATAVLPNDDPWDRKVAAAFFAFNGNGEMTGTHWIEEAGYLEEPVVLTDTLDVGRAADGVVSWMIEHHPAVGRGDDVPLPVVAECDDGLLNDIQARAVTPDDVVTLLDGAKPGQFARGTIGAGTGMNAFGFKAGIGSSSRVLPQTLGGYTVGVLVNDNTGSDRRLLNVLGVPVGARLRDELKPLIPHNVSLRGRMGSGSIIIVIATDAPLDSRQLRALTLRAAMGMGRVGLTSYLGSGDLIVAFSTSHVFNRTADFTVSSPTTAILEDEDTLNGIYGATVEATQGAIYDALFEAHTLTGRNGATVYAMPVDRVMQMLRLAGAI, from the coding sequence ATGTCGAAAGCCCGTTATGTGCTTGGTGTACTTCTCATGGTGACGGCAATTCTACCGTCGCCTGCAGTCGCCGCGCTGCCGTTCCATTTCGGTTTGTATCCGCCCGGGCCGTTGGACGGCATCACCGACGTTTCCGGAGTGCGCGTTGGCCATCTGACCAAAATCGAAGGTACGGCAATCCGCACGGGGGCGACGGCCGTGCTGCCCAACGACGACCCCTGGGATCGCAAGGTCGCAGCGGCGTTCTTCGCCTTCAACGGCAACGGCGAGATGACGGGCACTCACTGGATCGAGGAGGCCGGCTATCTCGAGGAGCCGGTCGTCCTGACCGACACGCTCGACGTCGGGCGGGCGGCCGACGGCGTGGTCAGTTGGATGATCGAGCACCATCCGGCCGTGGGCAGAGGCGACGACGTCCCCCTCCCGGTGGTGGCCGAATGCGACGACGGGCTGCTCAACGATATCCAGGCTCGCGCGGTCACGCCGGACGACGTGGTGACCCTCCTCGATGGCGCCAAGCCTGGCCAGTTTGCCCGCGGCACGATTGGGGCCGGCACCGGGATGAACGCCTTCGGGTTCAAAGCCGGCATCGGGTCGTCGTCGCGCGTGTTGCCGCAAACGCTCGGCGGCTACACCGTCGGCGTCTTGGTCAACGACAACACCGGCAGCGACCGCCGCCTCCTCAACGTCCTGGGAGTTCCGGTTGGCGCACGTCTGCGCGACGAACTCAAGCCGCTCATCCCACACAACGTGTCGCTACGCGGCCGGATGGGCAGCGGCAGCATCATCATCGTGATCGCGACGGACGCACCGCTCGACAGCCGCCAACTGCGCGCGCTGACGTTGCGCGCCGCCATGGGCATGGGTCGCGTCGGGCTAACGTCCTATCTCGGCAGCGGCGATCTGATCGTGGCGTTCTCGACGTCGCACGTATTTAATCGCACGGCAGACTTCACGGTCTCTTCGCCAACTACCGCGATTCTAGAAGATGAAGACACCCTCAATGGTATTTACGGTGCGACCGTCGAGGCAACCCAGGGTGCGATTTACGATGCGCTCTTCGAAGCGCACACGTTGACCGGCCGCAATGGGGCGACCGTCTATGCGATGCCGGTCGACCGGGTGATGCAAATGCTCCGCTTAGCCGGCGCGATCTAG
- a CDS encoding tetratricopeptide repeat protein, translated as MDVLKRPDIRRLVPSFIIATVAAVGIGFAPMILDHSVQTPGPYVAPVKRDYLQRDAMVAFLEQQSKVDPADQITLRMLSAQYMQRFRERYDLTDIARAAAAARRSLVLQPQGNTAAHMALGSTQLANHDFPNALVNERAALAGEPFNRNSRAQVASVLMELGRYGEARSELAPIVDDAHQEDPTVDAVRARFDELTGRLEEARGYISRAIATTDSISENPAYDRSWFHMRAAQLAFEDGDARNAETEFATALQLFPDNSMALMFEAKMFRAQGRWQEALTAATHSADLYPLPQALGYEADAQRALGLGAQARSTDELIDAEKRLFDSQGINDRLLANYYAQRGVHLDTALQAATSDYRKRGDEIYADDTMAWTLARMGRWHEARRFAQRATRMNTQDSDVEFHAGVIALHTGAVAEGTRRIREALALNPQFDPFEAPQARALLSAARQ; from the coding sequence GTGGACGTTCTCAAGCGTCCCGATATTCGCCGCTTGGTCCCGTCGTTCATAATTGCGACCGTAGCGGCGGTCGGCATCGGCTTCGCACCGATGATACTCGACCACAGCGTGCAAACGCCGGGACCCTACGTCGCGCCGGTGAAACGCGATTATCTCCAGCGCGATGCGATGGTCGCGTTTCTCGAACAACAGTCGAAGGTCGATCCGGCCGATCAGATTACGCTGCGAATGCTGTCGGCGCAATACATGCAGCGCTTCCGCGAACGCTACGATCTTACCGACATCGCGCGCGCGGCCGCCGCGGCACGCCGCTCGCTGGTACTGCAACCGCAGGGTAATACCGCGGCGCACATGGCGCTCGGCTCGACGCAGCTGGCGAACCACGATTTTCCGAATGCCCTGGTGAACGAACGCGCGGCGTTAGCCGGTGAGCCCTTCAATCGAAACTCGCGCGCGCAAGTGGCGTCGGTGTTGATGGAACTCGGGCGGTACGGCGAGGCGCGGTCGGAGTTGGCACCGATCGTCGACGATGCCCATCAGGAGGATCCGACGGTCGATGCGGTTCGTGCACGCTTTGACGAACTGACCGGCCGGCTGGAGGAAGCTCGCGGGTATATCTCGCGCGCGATCGCGACCACCGATTCGATCTCAGAGAATCCGGCGTACGACCGTTCGTGGTTTCACATGCGTGCGGCACAGCTCGCGTTCGAAGACGGCGATGCGCGCAACGCGGAAACCGAATTCGCCACGGCGCTGCAATTATTTCCCGACAATTCGATGGCGCTGATGTTTGAGGCCAAGATGTTTCGCGCGCAAGGCCGTTGGCAAGAAGCGCTAACGGCGGCGACCCACAGTGCCGATCTCTATCCGCTGCCGCAGGCGTTGGGCTACGAAGCCGATGCACAGCGCGCGTTAGGTCTCGGCGCGCAGGCACGGTCGACCGACGAATTGATCGACGCCGAGAAGCGTTTGTTCGATTCGCAAGGCATCAACGATCGGCTGCTGGCCAACTATTACGCCCAACGCGGCGTACATCTCGATACCGCATTGCAGGCGGCGACGAGCGATTACCGCAAGCGCGGCGACGAGATCTACGCCGACGACACGATGGCCTGGACCCTAGCACGAATGGGCCGTTGGCACGAAGCGCGCCGTTTCGCGCAACGGGCGACGCGGATGAACACGCAAGATTCCGACGTTGAATTCCATGCCGGCGTTATTGCGCTGCACACGGGCGCGGTAGCGGAGGGTACGCGTCGCATTCGCGAAGCGTTGGCGCTCAATCCGCAGTTCGATCCGTTCGAAGCGCCGCAGGCGCGGGCGTTGCTTAGCGCCGCTCGGCAGTAA
- the pckA gene encoding phosphoenolpyruvate carboxykinase (ATP) — protein sequence MSVTVAKPIKAAELWENLSVPELVEHAVRRGEGVVGRDGQLIVDTRPHTGRSPKDKFFVREPSSQEHIDWGETNQEIEEGVFDALFDRVSAYLSEREAYALDCYVGADPAYRLPIRVYSEFAWQSLFAHHLFITPEERDPNFAPEFTVVDAALFSADPQRDSTRSSTFVMVNFAMRIVLIGGTRYAGEIKKSIFTVMNYLLPLRETLPMHCSANVGKDGDVAIFFGLSGTGKTTLSSDSHRPLIGDDEHGWSNDGVFNFEGGCYAKVIKLSPTAEPEIWAATNRFSTVLENVAYDDETRKLDVDSDAKTENTRAAYPLSFIPNIVPGSRGGHPKTIIMLTADAFGVLPPIAKLSREQAMYHFLSGYTAKVAGTERGVTEPQATFSTCFGAPFMVHHPTTYARLLGKKIDEHAVECWLVNTGWTGGPYGVGKRMAIAHTRAMVNAAIEGRIERDFVTEPFFGLRIPKHVPGVPDEVLDPRGAWSDPAAYDAQAMKLATLFFDNFKRFEAHASEAVKAVAIRP from the coding sequence ATGTCCGTAACCGTTGCAAAACCGATCAAGGCCGCCGAGCTGTGGGAGAACCTTTCGGTCCCCGAACTCGTCGAGCACGCCGTCCGTCGAGGCGAGGGCGTGGTCGGGCGCGACGGGCAGTTGATCGTCGATACGCGACCGCACACCGGACGTTCGCCCAAGGATAAATTCTTCGTTCGCGAGCCGTCCAGCCAAGAGCACATCGACTGGGGTGAGACCAATCAGGAAATCGAGGAGGGCGTGTTCGACGCACTCTTCGACCGCGTTTCGGCCTACCTGAGCGAACGCGAAGCGTATGCCTTGGACTGTTACGTCGGTGCCGATCCGGCCTACCGCCTGCCGATCCGCGTGTACAGCGAGTTCGCGTGGCAGAGCCTGTTTGCGCACCATCTGTTTATCACACCCGAAGAGCGCGATCCGAACTTCGCGCCCGAGTTCACGGTGGTCGACGCGGCGCTGTTTTCGGCCGATCCGCAACGCGACAGCACGCGGTCTTCGACCTTCGTGATGGTCAACTTCGCCATGCGTATCGTGTTGATCGGCGGCACGCGCTATGCCGGCGAGATCAAGAAGTCGATCTTCACCGTCATGAACTACCTGTTGCCGTTGCGCGAGACGCTGCCGATGCATTGCTCGGCCAATGTGGGCAAGGACGGCGACGTCGCGATCTTCTTCGGCTTGTCGGGCACCGGTAAGACGACGCTGTCGTCGGATTCGCACCGCCCGCTCATCGGCGACGACGAGCACGGCTGGTCGAACGACGGCGTGTTCAACTTTGAAGGCGGCTGCTATGCGAAGGTGATCAAACTTTCGCCGACCGCCGAGCCCGAGATTTGGGCCGCCACCAATCGCTTTTCGACGGTGCTCGAAAACGTTGCGTACGACGACGAGACGCGCAAACTCGACGTCGATTCGGATGCTAAGACCGAAAATACACGCGCGGCATATCCGCTCAGCTTCATTCCGAACATCGTGCCCGGCAGCCGCGGCGGCCATCCTAAGACGATTATTATGTTGACCGCCGACGCGTTCGGCGTGTTGCCGCCGATCGCCAAGCTGTCGCGCGAACAAGCGATGTATCACTTCTTATCCGGCTACACCGCCAAAGTGGCCGGCACCGAACGCGGCGTCACCGAACCGCAAGCGACGTTCTCGACGTGTTTCGGCGCGCCGTTCATGGTGCACCATCCGACGACGTACGCGCGTTTACTCGGTAAAAAAATAGACGAGCACGCGGTCGAATGCTGGCTGGTGAATACCGGCTGGACGGGCGGACCGTACGGCGTCGGAAAGCGCATGGCCATCGCCCATACCCGCGCGATGGTGAATGCCGCGATCGAGGGCCGAATCGAGCGCGATTTCGTTACCGAACCGTTCTTTGGTCTGCGTATTCCGAAGCACGTCCCGGGCGTGCCGGACGAGGTGCTCGACCCGCGCGGCGCGTGGAGCGATCCGGCCGCCTATGATGCTCAGGCAATGAAGCTAGCGACGCTCTTCTTCGACAATTTCAAGCGCTTCGAGGCGCACGCTTCGGAGGCGGTCAAGGCTGTCGCCATTCGCCCGTAG
- a CDS encoding CoB--CoM heterodisulfide reductase iron-sulfur subunit B family protein, with protein MSTATIDNLPLDAHTRTKSARTRRYGFFPGCVAKESCKELFNSTMLLADKLGIELIELTAASCCGASVVNDVNRDIARVLNARTYAQAEALGLDDVITICSTCTGHMRAANKELLESEERMDQANGILSKFGAKYQGNVTVRHLLWLLIDDIGLDKLSSMVVRPLNGLKVAPFYGCHIIRPESVNGWESARNPHSLEDVVTAIGGEPVDYAGKTRCCGFHIQLEKKNVAADMVGQNMRMAADHGAEAVITPCPLCHLALDGYQADSAARWGRTDLPTFHLPQLVALALGVSPAKLGLNKHLIDPRSILVERELIA; from the coding sequence ATGTCCACCGCAACGATCGACAATCTTCCCCTCGACGCTCACACCCGCACCAAATCGGCGCGCACGCGCCGCTACGGCTTCTTCCCGGGCTGCGTCGCCAAAGAATCGTGTAAAGAGCTGTTCAACTCAACGATGCTCCTAGCCGACAAGCTGGGCATCGAGCTGATCGAGCTCACCGCGGCATCGTGCTGCGGAGCCTCGGTCGTGAACGATGTGAATCGCGACATCGCTCGCGTGCTCAACGCACGCACGTACGCGCAAGCCGAAGCCCTCGGCCTCGACGACGTGATCACGATCTGCTCGACGTGCACCGGCCACATGCGCGCGGCCAACAAAGAACTGCTCGAGAGCGAAGAGCGCATGGATCAAGCCAACGGTATTTTGAGCAAGTTTGGCGCGAAGTATCAGGGCAACGTCACCGTGCGGCATTTGCTCTGGCTGCTGATCGACGACATCGGCCTCGATAAACTCAGCTCGATGGTCGTGCGTCCGCTCAACGGTTTGAAAGTGGCCCCATTTTACGGTTGCCACATCATCCGTCCGGAGAGCGTCAACGGTTGGGAATCGGCACGCAATCCGCACTCACTCGAAGACGTGGTTACGGCGATCGGCGGCGAGCCGGTTGATTACGCCGGCAAGACGCGTTGCTGCGGCTTCCACATTCAGCTCGAGAAGAAAAACGTGGCCGCCGACATGGTCGGACAAAACATGCGCATGGCCGCAGATCACGGAGCTGAAGCGGTGATCACGCCGTGCCCGCTCTGCCACCTTGCGCTCGACGGCTATCAAGCCGACTCGGCCGCGCGCTGGGGCCGCACCGATTTGCCGACGTTCCATCTTCCGCAACTCGTCGCGCTCGCGCTCGGCGTTTCACCCGCCAAACTCGGCTTGAACAAGCACCTGATCGATCCGCGTAGCATTCTGGTCGAACGCGAACTGATCGCGTAA
- a CDS encoding DUF4331 family protein — protein sequence MTKRYAFGLAAVALAGAVIGGCTSNSVGFTPGNGNSGGNSPPPGTNSYQQIELLSRPAVKEVFEAFADHDTTNRVEPYADPTLQGMILSFSEAFRSKKTSQTLQAVLYPNVLKVDLSQNVTTASYLGYETGGATGSKFGGRALDDDVVDISLGALFGNTLSALGLIPDDHKEAPCLTTDNVAYDKNNTSTFPYVQSPL from the coding sequence ATGACTAAACGTTACGCATTTGGGCTCGCCGCCGTGGCGCTCGCCGGAGCCGTTATCGGCGGCTGCACCTCGAACTCGGTCGGGTTCACGCCCGGCAATGGCAACAGCGGCGGAAACAGCCCGCCTCCCGGAACCAACTCGTATCAACAGATCGAACTGCTGTCGCGTCCCGCGGTGAAGGAAGTCTTCGAAGCCTTCGCCGACCACGACACGACCAATCGCGTCGAACCGTACGCAGATCCGACGCTGCAAGGCATGATCTTGTCGTTCAGCGAGGCATTCCGCAGCAAGAAAACCTCGCAGACGCTGCAAGCGGTTCTCTATCCGAACGTCCTGAAAGTCGACCTGTCGCAAAACGTGACGACGGCATCGTATCTGGGATACGAGACCGGTGGCGCGACCGGCAGTAAGTTCGGCGGCCGTGCGCTCGACGACGATGTCGTCGACATCTCGCTCGGCGCGCTGTTCGGCAACACCCTCTCGGCGCTCGGCCTGATCCCCGACGATCACAAAGAAGCGCCGTGTCTCACCACGGACAACGTAGCATACGATAAGAACAACACCTCGACGTTCCCGTATGTTCAATCGCCGCTCTAA
- a CDS encoding succinate dehydrogenase/fumarate reductase iron-sulfur subunit, with amino-acid sequence MANITLDIFRFDEAVDVVPHRDAVTIDVPETMTVLDALETAKADVDGSISFRRSCRSAICGSCSMNINGVTSLACKTPCNTVMNDENVVKIDPMPNFQPMKDLVVHMDPFWDKYSRLKPYLQPKDDDSEHPTERRVSPDDMKKLVDVANCVMCGTCYALCPVVSVDPSFAGPAAIAYAYRFIEDVRDGQRKERIAQISEDYLWLCAHCYACSYCPKHVDPQDRIVDVKRAAVQDGVMMNHRGPQHALVVARTIKQTGMLAETEVIQGTIGRFNVRGLLSVAPLGLRMALKGKLPPPFVKPIPKVDEVRTIFDALEVPVS; translated from the coding sequence ATGGCAAATATTACGCTCGATATCTTCCGCTTCGACGAAGCCGTCGACGTCGTTCCGCACCGCGATGCGGTGACGATCGACGTGCCGGAAACGATGACCGTGCTCGACGCGCTGGAAACGGCCAAGGCCGACGTGGATGGGTCGATCAGCTTCCGGCGGTCGTGCCGCTCGGCGATCTGCGGTTCGTGTTCGATGAACATCAACGGCGTGACCAGTCTGGCGTGCAAGACCCCGTGCAACACGGTCATGAACGACGAGAACGTCGTGAAGATCGACCCGATGCCAAACTTTCAGCCGATGAAAGATTTGGTCGTGCACATGGATCCGTTCTGGGATAAGTACTCGCGACTGAAGCCGTACCTGCAACCGAAAGACGATGATTCGGAGCACCCAACCGAGCGCCGCGTGTCGCCCGACGACATGAAAAAGCTGGTGGACGTCGCCAACTGCGTGATGTGCGGCACCTGCTACGCACTCTGTCCGGTGGTCAGCGTCGATCCGTCGTTCGCCGGCCCGGCCGCCATCGCGTATGCCTATCGCTTCATCGAAGACGTGCGCGACGGCCAGCGCAAAGAGCGCATCGCGCAAATCAGCGAAGATTACTTGTGGCTCTGCGCGCACTGCTACGCGTGTTCGTATTGTCCAAAGCACGTCGATCCGCAAGACCGGATCGTGGATGTGAAACGCGCGGCCGTGCAGGACGGCGTTATGATGAATCATCGCGGGCCGCAGCACGCATTGGTCGTTGCTAGAACGATCAAACAGACCGGCATGCTGGCCGAAACCGAAGTCATTCAAGGCACGATCGGGCGCTTCAACGTGCGCGGTCTGCTGAGCGTCGCACCGTTGGGGTTGCGTATGGCGTTAAAGGGCAAGCTGCCCCCGCCGTTCGTCAAGCCGATTCCGAAGGTCGACGAAGTCCGCACGATTTTTGATGCTCTGGAGGTTCCCGTCAGCTAA
- a CDS encoding serine hydrolase domain-containing protein translates to MRLVFRRLARWMPVLAIAVIAACSSTSITPAPAPGSSFPPGTVARINAAVQTWFATYNAPGAIVGIYLPKQGTYESAQGVADPKTGKPMQLNDHVRIGSVTKTFTITVLLQLVQKRIVALDDPVSKYVSFVPNGNSITLRMLANMTAGLYNYAAEEEFARELFDHPFRTYTPRQTLNVAFSHPPDFAPGTAWNYSNSNTVLLGVILQKVTGKTMGQLYAEYSFAPLGLTNTAWPSTSSKLPEPYARGTTVNPFTEKKSDATNWNPSWAFTAGEMISTLQDLKIWAKACATGAQLSPALQRQRLTWVTFPPLKPGNTYGLGIIDKTGWIGHEGSIPGYTTMSYYLPGEDATMIVLVNTDIKTDGKSPAFALFRALAEIVTPHNVPLWRDGV, encoded by the coding sequence GTGCGTTTGGTTTTTCGCCGTTTGGCACGCTGGATGCCGGTCCTTGCGATCGCGGTCATCGCAGCTTGCAGCAGCACCTCCATAACGCCGGCACCCGCTCCCGGCTCGTCGTTCCCGCCCGGCACCGTCGCGCGGATAAACGCTGCGGTGCAGACGTGGTTTGCTACGTATAACGCGCCCGGTGCGATCGTAGGGATCTATCTGCCCAAGCAAGGCACCTACGAGTCGGCGCAGGGTGTGGCGGACCCGAAGACCGGTAAGCCGATGCAACTGAACGACCACGTGCGCATCGGTAGCGTGACGAAAACGTTTACGATTACCGTCTTACTACAACTGGTTCAAAAGAGAATCGTGGCGCTGGACGATCCCGTCAGCAAATACGTCTCGTTCGTGCCGAACGGCAATTCGATAACGCTCCGTATGCTGGCCAACATGACCGCCGGGCTCTACAACTATGCCGCCGAAGAAGAGTTCGCGCGCGAGCTGTTCGACCATCCGTTTCGGACGTATACTCCGCGGCAAACCCTCAACGTGGCGTTTTCACACCCGCCGGATTTTGCGCCCGGTACGGCTTGGAACTACAGCAATAGCAACACCGTGCTCCTCGGCGTTATCCTCCAAAAAGTCACCGGAAAAACGATGGGTCAGTTATATGCGGAGTATTCGTTCGCGCCGCTCGGGTTAACGAATACCGCATGGCCCTCGACATCTTCGAAATTGCCCGAGCCCTACGCACGCGGCACGACCGTCAATCCGTTCACGGAAAAGAAATCCGACGCGACCAACTGGAATCCAAGTTGGGCCTTTACCGCCGGCGAGATGATATCGACACTGCAAGACCTCAAGATTTGGGCCAAGGCATGTGCGACCGGGGCGCAACTATCGCCCGCATTGCAACGGCAACGCCTCACCTGGGTGACGTTTCCGCCGCTGAAGCCGGGCAATACGTACGGCCTCGGTATCATCGACAAGACTGGATGGATCGGCCACGAGGGTTCGATTCCGGGATACACGACGATGTCGTACTATCTACCGGGTGAGGATGCGACGATGATCGTGTTAGTTAACACCGATATAAAGACGGATGGCAAGAGCCCGGCGTTTGCGCTGTTCCGCGCGCTCGCTGAAATCGTTACCCCTCATAACGTACCGCTCTGGCGCGACGGGGTGTGA
- a CDS encoding DUF4331 family protein, protein MKLIRQLVPLAAMLLLAFAISLYAGRAVRASDHQDSPTVVSNPLADITDVFAFPDPKDASKVALAMDIRPLIPGGMYGNIALDPNVLYQFKIANAGVSSNKFNENLVIQFRANSSGTGQKITVYGPAVPNEVGTTNTLVAKTGQFAFNKVSNIDGGQIKVFAGPRRDPFFFDLAQFFKIIPDRDYANQPSPPPPTATSFRFAKKSQPIILNGVSFGTAGSNGCVIAQPKDLLKPYDLLSIVIEVPKTMLASGSQPGVIGLWATTATPDGKAQ, encoded by the coding sequence ATGAAGCTGATACGTCAGCTCGTCCCACTAGCAGCAATGTTGCTGCTCGCGTTCGCGATCTCGCTCTATGCGGGACGCGCGGTACGCGCGTCGGACCATCAGGACTCGCCGACCGTCGTCAGCAATCCGTTGGCCGACATCACCGACGTGTTCGCGTTTCCGGATCCGAAAGACGCAAGCAAAGTTGCATTGGCAATGGACATCCGTCCGCTCATCCCGGGCGGTATGTACGGCAACATCGCACTCGATCCGAACGTTCTCTATCAGTTCAAGATTGCCAACGCCGGCGTTTCCAGCAACAAGTTCAACGAGAACTTGGTGATTCAGTTCCGCGCCAACTCGAGCGGCACCGGTCAAAAGATTACCGTGTACGGTCCGGCCGTCCCCAACGAAGTCGGAACGACCAACACGCTCGTCGCGAAGACCGGTCAGTTTGCGTTCAACAAAGTCTCGAACATCGACGGCGGCCAGATCAAAGTGTTCGCAGGCCCGCGTCGCGACCCGTTCTTCTTTGACTTAGCGCAGTTCTTCAAGATCATCCCCGATCGCGATTACGCGAACCAACCCAGCCCGCCGCCGCCCACCGCGACGTCGTTCCGGTTCGCAAAAAAATCGCAACCGATCATCCTCAACGGCGTTAGCTTCGGCACCGCCGGATCCAACGGCTGCGTTATCGCGCAACCGAAGGACTTGCTCAAACCTTACGACCTGCTTTCGATCGTCATCGAAGTCCCGAAAACGATGCTTGCGAGCGGAAGCCAACCCGGCGTGATCGGTCTGTGGGCGACCACGGCGACTCCCGACGGCAAAGCCCAATAG